From the Flavobacterium galactosidilyticum genome, one window contains:
- a CDS encoding gamma-glutamylcyclotransferase family protein encodes MEKLFAYASLKNEDHQKDLFGRILEGTPETLVGYILKEIQIEEEFGLVHYPIINETNKTEDTISGMLYEVTKQELNQVDRYEGLHYRRVEVHLQSNQKAWAYSAAI; translated from the coding sequence ATGGAAAAATTATTCGCATACGCCAGTCTAAAAAATGAAGACCATCAAAAAGATCTTTTTGGTCGTATTCTAGAAGGAACTCCAGAAACATTAGTAGGCTATATACTTAAAGAAATCCAAATTGAAGAGGAATTTGGATTAGTACACTATCCTATTATTAACGAAACTAATAAAACAGAAGATACCATTTCAGGCATGTTATATGAAGTCACAAAACAAGAACTGAATCAAGTAGATCGGTACGAAGGGCTGCATTACAGACGCGTGGAAGTACACTTGCAATCCAACCAAAAAGCTTGGGCTTACAGTGCCGCAATTTAA
- the trpA gene encoding tryptophan synthase subunit alpha produces MNRINQKLQETKKIFSIYFSAGYPSLNDTVQIIQDLEKNGVDMIEIGLPFSDPLADGPTIQASSTQALHNGMTTQVLFDQLKDIRKTVSIPLVIMGYFNPMLQYGIENFCKKCAEIGIDGLIIPDLPVNVYADEYKATFEKYGLKNIFLITPQTSVERINFIDSVSDGFIYMVSSASVTGSQTGFGAEQAKYFKRIANMNLKNPQVIGFGISNKGTFNQATQYAKGAIIGSAFIKHLTENGTGKIREFVKEIL; encoded by the coding sequence ATGAACAGAATAAATCAAAAATTACAAGAAACAAAAAAGATATTTTCCATCTATTTCTCTGCAGGATATCCTAGCTTAAACGACACCGTACAAATCATTCAGGATCTAGAAAAAAATGGTGTCGATATGATCGAAATAGGATTGCCTTTTAGTGATCCTTTGGCGGATGGACCTACCATTCAGGCGAGTTCGACGCAAGCATTGCATAACGGAATGACCACACAAGTTTTGTTTGATCAACTAAAAGACATTCGTAAAACCGTTTCTATTCCACTAGTAATAATGGGCTATTTTAATCCAATGCTACAATACGGAATCGAGAATTTCTGCAAAAAATGTGCTGAAATAGGAATCGATGGTTTAATCATACCTGATCTTCCTGTTAATGTTTATGCTGATGAATATAAAGCCACTTTTGAAAAATACGGATTGAAGAATATATTCCTAATCACACCACAAACTTCAGTTGAGCGTATCAACTTTATAGACAGCGTTTCTGATGGTTTCATTTATATGGTTAGTTCCGCCAGTGTTACAGGTTCACAAACTGGTTTTGGTGCAGAACAAGCTAAATATTTCAAACGCATAGCCAACATGAATCTAAAAAACCCTCAAGTTATAGGCTTCGGAATCAGCAATAAAGGAACATTTAATCAAGCTACACAATATGCTAAGGGAGCAATTATTGGAAGTGCATTCATCAAACATTTAACTGAGAATGGAACTGGAAAAATTAGAGAGTTTGTAAAAGAGATTTTATAA
- a CDS encoding exonuclease domain-containing protein, translated as MKNQEYAIVDIETTGGNASHSRITEIAIIIHDGTKVIDRWETLVNPQKHIPPAIFALTGITNEMVSEAPVFDAISDKVFELLSDRVFVAHNVNFDYSFVRHELETAGIKWTAKKLCTVRAARKIRPGMLSYSLGRLCKSLDIDLENRHRAGGDADATAILFTKLLEWDSEKEMDKMIKKTSQDQRLPPNLPRENFEQLPEKPGVYYFYDEHKKVVYVGKAVNLKKRVASHFGGHTITPQRQNFLRDIHAISFEVCGTELMALLLECTEIKQLWPIYNKALKKFEPKYGFFEYEARNGYRYLAIGKLAKNQNCIETFDTIYGGINLLQELAAKFEIDYRFCKYGSMSDDAFPTQNDTADLPEIEQHNSQVQAAIDSYLNTRQSFAIIDKGRTKDERSCIWVEKGHFYGMGYIDLDLAINNASEVKEYLTPYKTNQYIMQLIFSFAQKYPRTVHLQKDGFIALDV; from the coding sequence ATGAAAAATCAGGAATACGCAATAGTAGATATTGAGACAACAGGCGGTAATGCAAGTCATAGCCGCATTACTGAAATCGCTATTATTATACATGACGGAACAAAAGTGATTGACCGCTGGGAAACACTTGTAAATCCACAAAAACATATACCACCAGCCATTTTTGCATTGACTGGTATTACTAATGAAATGGTTAGTGAAGCACCAGTTTTTGATGCTATTTCAGATAAAGTTTTTGAATTACTATCTGATCGTGTTTTTGTTGCTCATAATGTCAATTTTGATTACTCTTTTGTACGACATGAATTAGAAACTGCGGGTATTAAATGGACCGCTAAAAAATTGTGTACCGTACGAGCAGCACGAAAAATTAGACCAGGGATGCTTTCTTACAGTTTAGGCCGACTTTGTAAATCTTTAGATATTGATTTAGAAAACCGCCACCGTGCTGGAGGAGATGCCGATGCAACAGCAATTTTATTTACTAAATTGTTAGAATGGGATAGTGAAAAGGAAATGGACAAAATGATCAAGAAAACATCCCAAGATCAAAGACTTCCACCTAATCTCCCACGAGAGAATTTTGAGCAATTACCAGAAAAACCAGGCGTTTATTACTTTTATGACGAACATAAAAAAGTAGTTTATGTAGGTAAAGCGGTAAACTTAAAAAAACGTGTTGCCTCACATTTTGGCGGACATACCATCACACCACAAAGACAAAATTTCTTACGCGATATTCACGCTATTTCTTTTGAAGTTTGCGGCACAGAACTGATGGCTTTATTGCTAGAATGTACCGAAATAAAACAATTGTGGCCCATTTACAATAAAGCATTAAAAAAGTTTGAGCCCAAATATGGCTTCTTCGAATATGAAGCTAGAAATGGATATCGGTATTTAGCTATTGGTAAACTAGCCAAAAATCAAAACTGCATTGAAACTTTCGATACTATTTATGGCGGAATAAACTTACTGCAGGAATTAGCCGCAAAGTTCGAAATTGATTATCGCTTTTGTAAATACGGAAGTATGTCTGATGATGCATTCCCGACACAGAATGATACTGCGGATTTGCCTGAAATAGAACAGCACAATAGCCAAGTTCAAGCGGCAATCGATTCGTATTTGAATACGAGACAAAGCTTTGCTATTATTGATAAGGGAAGGACAAAAGACGAACGCAGTTGTATTTGGGTAGAAAAAGGACATTTTTACGGAATGGGTTATATAGATCTAGATCTAGCGATTAATAATGCATCAGAAGTGAAAGAATACCTAACTCCTTATAAAACGAATCAATACATAATGCAACTGATTTTTTCATTTGCACAGAAATATCCACGCACTGTTCATCTTCAAAAAGATGGTTTTATAGCCTTAGATGTGTAA